A genomic stretch from Candidatus Nitrotoga arctica includes:
- a CDS encoding NAD kinase translates to MKLPFKTVALIGKYKTPEITGPLLRLAAFLSEQDVSVVVDSLTAEHLKQHDYRVMALDTMGDEVDLAIVLGGDGTMLNIARTLAPLGIPLVGVNQGRLGFLTDISLDTMQQTIAAMLGGNFVTEQRMLLATCILRDGIEVFSSLAFNEVVLHRGNISSMIEFEVRIDDEYLYLQRADGLIVATPTGSTAYALSAGGPILHPSLDLIALVPVCPHTLSNRPIVVKSESLLEILPHRISDARVHFDSHAYFDLQENDKVLVRRHPKPACLLHPVGHSYYRTLREKLLWNKTL, encoded by the coding sequence ATGAAACTCCCTTTTAAAACTGTTGCTCTGATCGGAAAATACAAGACGCCGGAAATTACCGGGCCGTTGCTGCGGTTGGCTGCATTTCTTTCCGAGCAAGATGTTTCTGTAGTGGTGGATAGTCTCACGGCCGAGCACCTAAAACAGCACGACTATAGAGTTATGGCTCTGGACACGATGGGGGATGAGGTAGATCTGGCTATCGTGCTGGGCGGCGATGGAACCATGTTGAACATTGCGCGTACCTTGGCCCCCCTCGGTATTCCGTTAGTGGGAGTGAATCAGGGGCGATTAGGTTTTCTTACTGACATTTCGCTTGATACCATGCAGCAAACCATAGCCGCTATGCTGGGCGGTAATTTCGTCACTGAGCAGCGTATGTTGTTGGCTACCTGTATTTTGCGCGATGGTATTGAGGTATTTAGTTCGCTAGCGTTCAACGAAGTGGTGTTACACCGCGGCAATATCAGCAGCATGATTGAATTCGAAGTGCGCATCGATGATGAGTATCTATATCTTCAACGTGCAGATGGTTTGATTGTGGCGACCCCTACTGGCTCTACAGCATATGCGTTATCCGCTGGCGGCCCTATCTTGCATCCTTCACTCGACCTTATCGCTCTGGTTCCTGTCTGTCCGCATACCTTGAGCAATCGTCCCATCGTTGTTAAAAGCGAATCGCTGCTGGAAATTCTGCCGCACCGTATTTCTGATGCGCGCGTGCATTTTGATAGCCACGCCTATTTTGACTTGCAGGAAAATGACAAAGTGCTGGTGAGACGTCATCCAAAGCCGGCTTGTCTATTGCATCCAGTAGGACATAGCTATTACCGTACATTGCGTGAAAAATTGCTTTGGAATAAAACATTGTAA
- a CDS encoding formylglycine-generating enzyme family protein: protein MKSVYISTLLIVTLAAFANVYAADSTLSVACKGDDVGADVLVNGKFKGECPVDVLVPEGTLKLKVQKKVDASNARIFEQEIRVGDNVIKTIEVLLGAPQNNIEDKRQASAPLSLEQVEAKKGSLLSVTCKIDDMDAEVFVDDKLKGVCPLDVQVPEGTLKLRVQKKVDAFNDRTFEQELRVGDGAIKKVEVQLGAAQLNAAGKKRESEPVEVKKGTFKDCPGCPEMIVISAGSFDMGSPDDEVGHGVDEGPVHRVTLSSFALGKTEVTRGQYAAFVGETKHDAGTCWAVNESGWVEERVGRNSGDFGFRKDLMGDSEFDNRPVSCVNWFDAQLYAQWLSKKTGKNYRLPTEAEWEYAARAGTTTAFYWGNDVGRNNANCSDCGNKWDGSATPWEGAQSAPVGSFQPNAFGLYDMLGNVWEWTEDTYHNNYKGAPTNGSAWVQKTSGNDRSVGRVIRGGSWKFSSKFMRSAYRMGNEEIKRYEYKVGFRLARTLP, encoded by the coding sequence ATGAAATCAGTTTATATTTCAACCCTACTAATCGTAACCCTAGCGGCATTCGCTAACGTCTATGCGGCTGACTCTACGCTGAGTGTAGCCTGTAAAGGTGATGACGTGGGCGCTGATGTATTGGTTAATGGCAAATTCAAGGGTGAATGCCCTGTGGATGTGCTGGTACCAGAAGGCACATTAAAGTTGAAGGTGCAAAAGAAAGTTGATGCTTCCAATGCACGTATATTCGAGCAAGAAATTCGCGTGGGCGATAACGTGATTAAAACGATTGAAGTGTTATTGGGTGCGCCGCAGAATAACATCGAAGACAAGCGTCAGGCGTCAGCACCGTTGAGCCTGGAGCAGGTTGAGGCGAAGAAGGGATCGTTGTTAAGTGTCACCTGTAAAATTGATGATATGGACGCTGAAGTGTTCGTTGACGATAAGCTCAAGGGCGTATGTCCTCTGGACGTGCAGGTGCCTGAAGGCACGTTGAAGTTGCGGGTGCAAAAGAAAGTTGATGCTTTTAATGATCGCACATTTGAACAAGAACTCCGTGTGGGAGACGGTGCGATTAAAAAGGTCGAGGTTCAATTGGGCGCGGCGCAACTCAACGCTGCAGGTAAAAAGCGCGAGTCTGAGCCGGTTGAGGTTAAAAAGGGAACGTTCAAAGATTGTCCAGGCTGCCCAGAAATGATAGTCATCTCTGCAGGAAGTTTTGACATGGGTTCGCCGGATGATGAGGTCGGGCATGGCGTTGATGAAGGTCCTGTTCATCGGGTCACCCTATCGTCTTTTGCCTTGGGTAAAACTGAAGTTACTCGAGGTCAATATGCAGCATTTGTGGGCGAGACAAAACATGATGCGGGAACATGTTGGGCAGTCAACGAAAGCGGTTGGGTTGAAGAACGTGTTGGCCGTAATTCGGGTGACTTTGGCTTTCGTAAAGACCTTATGGGCGACAGCGAGTTTGATAACCGACCGGTTTCCTGTGTCAATTGGTTTGATGCTCAACTCTACGCCCAATGGTTATCAAAGAAAACTGGAAAGAACTACCGTCTGCCGACTGAAGCGGAATGGGAATATGCCGCTCGCGCTGGCACGACAACCGCTTTTTACTGGGGCAATGATGTCGGGCGTAACAATGCTAACTGTAGTGATTGCGGCAACAAGTGGGATGGATCTGCCACGCCATGGGAAGGGGCACAGTCTGCCCCCGTAGGCAGCTTCCAGCCCAATGCTTTTGGTCTATACGACATGTTAGGCAATGTGTGGGAATGGACGGAGGATACTTATCATAATAATTATAAAGGGGCGCCAACGAATGGAAGTGCTTGGGTGCAAAAAACATCTGGAAATGATAGGTCTGTAGGACGTGTTATTCGTGGCGGCTCTTGGAAATTCAGTTCGAAGTTTATGCGCTCCGCATATCGTATGGGGAACGAGGAGATAAAACGTTATGAATACAAGGTTGGGTTTCGTCTTGCCAGAACGCTTCCATAA
- the hrcA gene encoding heat-inducible transcriptional repressor HrcA, giving the protein MLNNRAQILLKTLVDRYINNGQPVGSRALLQFSGLEVSSATIRNVMADLEEMGLVSSPHTSAGRVPTARGYRLFIDTLMVVQPLDSARVQQLEHQLQPDNPSRLLMQASNLLSELTHFAGVVATPRRTAITVSHVEFLRLSKKRVLLIIVMPNDEVENRVLLTHKDYTQSQLTEAGNFLSQHYADCPFQDIHQRVQSELHQLQHDLTALMSAAMVAGDAVIARKNEDYVISGERNLLYINDLSSNMQQLRGLFNVFEQKTELLQLLDVSRHAPGVHIFVGNESGLPGLDECSVVSAPYTSDGQIIGTLAVVGPKRMNYEKVVPIVDITSKLLSNALSHH; this is encoded by the coding sequence ATTCTTAACAACCGCGCACAAATTTTGCTTAAGACATTGGTGGATCGCTATATTAACAATGGTCAGCCGGTAGGTTCGCGCGCGCTGCTGCAGTTTTCCGGTTTGGAAGTCAGCTCAGCTACTATTCGTAATGTAATGGCTGACCTCGAAGAAATGGGGCTGGTGAGCAGTCCGCACACTTCCGCTGGGCGCGTGCCGACAGCACGGGGCTATCGTTTGTTTATCGACACATTGATGGTGGTGCAACCGCTAGACAGCGCACGTGTGCAACAACTCGAACATCAATTGCAACCGGACAATCCTTCGCGCTTGCTAATGCAGGCGTCCAATTTGTTGTCTGAGCTCACCCATTTTGCGGGCGTGGTCGCCACGCCAAGACGCACCGCCATCACTGTGAGTCATGTCGAATTTTTACGCCTATCCAAAAAGAGAGTTCTGCTAATTATCGTAATGCCAAATGATGAGGTGGAGAACCGCGTATTACTGACACACAAGGACTATACTCAATCGCAGCTCACTGAAGCCGGCAATTTTTTAAGCCAGCACTATGCTGACTGCCCGTTCCAGGATATCCACCAACGCGTGCAGTCCGAGTTACATCAATTGCAACACGACCTGACCGCACTGATGAGCGCGGCGATGGTGGCAGGTGATGCGGTCATTGCACGAAAAAATGAAGATTACGTTATCAGTGGCGAGCGCAACCTTTTATATATAAACGATCTTTCTTCAAACATGCAACAGCTGCGCGGGCTGTTCAACGTATTCGAACAGAAAACCGAGCTGCTGCAGTTACTTGATGTAAGCCGCCATGCTCCCGGTGTGCATATTTTTGTAGGTAACGAATCCGGATTGCCCGGATTGGATGAATGCAGTGTAGTTAGTGCACCTTACACCTCTGACGGTCAGATAATTGGTACGCTGGCGGTGGTCGGTCCCAAGCGCATGAATTACGAAAAAGTCGTCCCGATTGTAGACATCACCTCCAAGCTGCTCAGCAATGCGCTGTCGCACCATTAG
- the hemH gene encoding ferrochelatase: MPYSTEPTYTHGTPEKCAVLLLNLGTPDAPTAQAVKPYLREFLGDPRVVEIPKLVWWFILNGIILNTRPKKSAAKYASIWMAEGSPLKVHTERQTSLLQGYLGERTHGMPLVVDYAMRYGNPSIPSVLAKLKAQNCQRILLVPMYPQYAASATGTAWDVIFNELTKQRNMPALRTIKHFYDNPGYIAATVQNIRDYWTLHGRPDQLVMSFHGLPRYTLEKGDPYHCECQTSGRLIAEALQLNAEQYTVCFQSRFGRSEWLQPYTTTILKKLGMKKTKRVDVICPGFVADCLETLEEIAMEGKEDFRHAGGGEYHYIPCLNERPGWIHALADLVLDNLHGWLDKPQAAQLEQSRLRALSMGAKS; the protein is encoded by the coding sequence ATGCCTTACTCAACCGAACCCACCTATACCCACGGCACACCTGAAAAATGTGCCGTGTTATTGCTTAACCTTGGCACGCCGGATGCTCCCACTGCCCAAGCAGTCAAACCTTACTTGCGTGAATTCCTGGGCGACCCGCGCGTAGTGGAAATTCCAAAACTAGTTTGGTGGTTTATTTTGAACGGTATTATTCTTAACACTAGACCCAAGAAATCTGCCGCCAAATATGCCAGCATTTGGATGGCCGAAGGCTCACCCCTGAAAGTACATACTGAACGTCAAACCAGTCTGCTACAAGGCTATCTGGGGGAACGCACCCATGGCATGCCACTGGTGGTGGACTACGCCATGCGCTATGGCAATCCCTCCATTCCCAGCGTGCTAGCTAAACTCAAGGCGCAAAACTGTCAGCGCATCCTGCTTGTTCCGATGTATCCACAATATGCCGCCAGTGCAACCGGCACCGCATGGGATGTCATTTTTAACGAACTCACCAAACAGCGCAATATGCCCGCGCTACGCACTATTAAGCACTTCTACGACAACCCTGGCTACATTGCAGCCACTGTGCAAAACATTCGCGATTATTGGACACTGCATGGTCGTCCGGATCAGCTGGTGATGAGCTTTCACGGTTTACCGCGCTACACGCTGGAGAAGGGAGATCCTTATCACTGTGAATGCCAAACGAGCGGACGTCTGATAGCTGAGGCACTGCAACTGAATGCAGAACAATACACTGTTTGCTTCCAGTCGCGCTTCGGCCGCTCCGAATGGCTTCAACCTTATACCACTACCATACTTAAAAAATTAGGTATGAAAAAAACTAAACGCGTTGATGTAATCTGCCCTGGCTTCGTAGCAGACTGTTTGGAAACGCTGGAAGAGATTGCAATGGAAGGTAAAGAAGACTTTAGGCATGCAGGCGGTGGCGAATATCACTACATTCCTTGCCTCAATGAACGGCCAGGCTGGATACACGCCTTAGCAGATTTGGTCTTGGATAACCTACACGGCTGGCTGGATAAGCCGCAAGCGGCACAACTGGAACAGAGCCGCTTAAGGGCTCTGTCCATGGGCGCTAAGAGTTAA
- the orn gene encoding oligoribonuclease, with product MAQNQNYLIWIDMEMTGLVPETDRIIEVALVITDGDLNTIVEAPVLVVHQADIVLDGMDSWNKATHGKSGLIDKVKASTLDDAVVEAQMLEFLKEHVPARTSPMCGNSICQDRRFLARWMPQLESYFHYRNLDVSTLKELAKRWKPEVAQGIKKHGKHEALADIYESINEMKYYRDNFIRI from the coding sequence ATGGCACAAAATCAAAACTACCTCATTTGGATAGATATGGAGATGACCGGTCTAGTTCCGGAAACTGATCGCATTATTGAAGTTGCGCTGGTTATTACTGATGGCGATCTGAATACTATTGTTGAAGCACCGGTTTTGGTAGTGCACCAAGCAGATATCGTATTGGACGGTATGGATAGCTGGAATAAAGCCACCCATGGCAAATCTGGTCTTATCGACAAGGTGAAAGCATCTACGCTGGACGACGCAGTAGTGGAAGCTCAGATGCTGGAGTTCCTCAAGGAACATGTGCCCGCCCGCACATCACCGATGTGCGGCAATTCTATCTGCCAAGACCGTCGCTTTCTTGCACGCTGGATGCCGCAATTGGAAAGCTATTTCCACTATCGTAACTTGGATGTAAGTACTCTTAAGGAACTTGCTAAACGTTGGAAGCCAGAAGTGGCTCAGGGAATAAAGAAACACGGTAAGCATGAAGCGCTGGCCGATATTTACGAATCTATCAATGAGATGAAGTATTACCGCGATAATTTTATCCGGATATAA
- a CDS encoding M48 family metallopeptidase, with product MNSFQFSALFIGALLLTTIAQMWLARRHLTHIQTHRAEVPSNFREQIDLSAHQKAADYTSDKTRLTMLSTPFNALLLFVFTLGGGVQWIADLWLTTVTNSLIQGLAVILTVLILSSLLEMPFSLYRTFVIEARYGFNKMTLAMYLADAAKSLLLGALFGLPLLFGVLWLMERMGASWWLYVWGVWVTFNLLLLFIYPSFIAPLFNKFTPLQDETLKTRIKALLQKCGFTAQGLFVMDGSKRTSHGNAYFTGFGKTKRIVFFDTLLERLVPTEIEAVLAHELGHFKRHHVLKRIVFTFALSLGFLWLLAQLMEANWFYVGLGVTTPSTALALLLFFMILPVFSFLLHPLMSYYSRKHEFEADAYAAQQTNAHNLASALVKMYQDNAATLTPDPLYSTFYDSHPPALMRIARLQTLQRA from the coding sequence ATGAATTCATTCCAATTTTCCGCGTTATTTATTGGCGCACTGTTATTAACTACGATCGCCCAAATGTGGCTGGCACGACGTCATCTTACCCACATCCAAACGCATCGCGCCGAAGTGCCATCGAATTTTCGCGAGCAGATAGACCTCTCAGCACACCAAAAAGCGGCAGACTACACAAGCGACAAAACGCGATTGACTATGCTGAGTACTCCATTCAATGCTCTGCTGCTATTCGTATTCACCCTCGGTGGTGGGGTGCAGTGGATCGCCGACTTATGGTTGACCACCGTTACCAATTCACTCATACAAGGCCTGGCGGTCATCCTAACGGTGCTGATACTTTCATCCCTGTTGGAAATGCCGTTCAGCTTGTACCGCACATTTGTCATTGAGGCGCGCTACGGCTTCAATAAAATGACGCTGGCAATGTATCTGGCCGATGCCGCGAAAAGCTTGTTGCTCGGCGCCCTATTCGGCTTACCATTATTATTCGGAGTATTGTGGCTGATGGAACGCATGGGCGCAAGCTGGTGGCTGTATGTTTGGGGGGTGTGGGTAACGTTCAATCTGCTACTACTATTCATCTATCCCTCTTTCATCGCACCGCTGTTCAACAAGTTCACCCCGCTGCAAGATGAGACGCTCAAAACACGTATTAAGGCACTATTACAAAAATGCGGATTCACCGCACAGGGGCTGTTCGTAATGGATGGCTCCAAGCGTACCTCACATGGAAACGCCTATTTCACGGGCTTCGGCAAAACCAAACGAATTGTGTTTTTCGACACCCTGCTGGAACGCCTCGTGCCAACAGAAATTGAGGCGGTACTAGCGCATGAGCTGGGACATTTTAAACGTCACCATGTGCTGAAACGTATCGTTTTCACCTTTGCTTTAAGCTTGGGATTCTTATGGCTGCTCGCACAATTGATGGAAGCAAACTGGTTCTACGTCGGACTCGGTGTTACTACCCCATCCACCGCGCTGGCGCTATTACTGTTCTTCATGATATTGCCAGTCTTCAGCTTTTTACTGCATCCGCTTATGAGCTACTACTCGCGCAAACATGAATTCGAGGCAGATGCCTATGCCGCGCAACAAACCAATGCACATAACCTCGCCAGCGCGCTGGTAAAGATGTACCAAGACAATGCTGCAACCCTTACGCCAGATCCGCTGTACTCCACGTTTTACGACTCGCATCCACCCGCTTTAATGCGTATTGCTCGATTACAAACTTTACAAAGAGCCTAA
- a CDS encoding c-type cytochrome, protein MNKFFIIFLLLCSTTQADPFADGQPETGKKLFDKYKCNSCHNGKMGGDGNAIFTRPNRKVTDPQQLTAQINVCASNVGANFSTQEKLDLAAYLNKHFYKFK, encoded by the coding sequence ATGAATAAATTTTTTATTATATTTTTGTTACTGTGCAGTACAACACAAGCCGACCCCTTTGCCGATGGCCAACCAGAAACCGGTAAAAAATTGTTCGACAAATACAAATGTAATAGCTGCCACAACGGCAAGATGGGCGGTGACGGTAATGCCATCTTCACGCGTCCCAACCGCAAAGTGACGGACCCGCAGCAGTTAACGGCTCAAATTAATGTATGCGCCAGTAATGTGGGTGCTAATTTTTCCACACAGGAAAAACTAGACCTCGCCGCCTATCTCAACAAGCATTTCTATAAATTCAAGTGA
- a CDS encoding 4a-hydroxytetrahydrobiopterin dehydratase, with protein sequence MTTLCDLANKQCKPCEGGVQPLSQDEINVLIKQLDGWVQRDHTIGKIFEFKNYYQTMAFVNAVAWLSHREDHHPDLSVSYNKCHVEYSTHAIKGLSENDFICAAKVDALLKV encoded by the coding sequence ATGACAACCCTCTGTGATTTGGCAAACAAACAATGTAAACCTTGCGAAGGCGGTGTACAGCCGTTATCTCAAGATGAAATTAACGTTCTGATAAAGCAGCTGGATGGCTGGGTGCAGCGCGATCACACTATCGGTAAAATTTTCGAGTTCAAAAACTATTATCAGACCATGGCCTTCGTAAATGCAGTGGCATGGCTTTCGCACCGCGAAGATCATCATCCCGATCTGAGCGTAAGCTACAACAAGTGCCATGTAGAATATTCTACGCATGCCATTAAGGGCCTGTCGGAGAATGACTTCATCTGCGCCGCCAAGGTGGACGCCTTGCTTAAGGTTTGA
- the rsgA gene encoding ribosome small subunit-dependent GTPase A — MNLPIQGQVIAAFSRQYMVELSDGELLPCLTHGKKSEVACGDIVEIQRINDAQGVIKHILPRQTLLYRSDAYRQKLIAANITQIIVVVASEPSFSDELLARCLIAAHDQQLATLIVLNKCDLLEAATTARAQLKAYRAIGYRVLELSAKENAAPLCPLLQGHTSILVGQSGMGKSTLINKLLPDAQAATREISTALNSGKHTTTHARLYHLNTESHLIDCPGVQAFGLHHLDFGAIEAGFVEFAAYRGQCRFHNCRHTHEPDCALKKTEQEGKIDTRRLKLFQEISQSKC; from the coding sequence TTGAACCTACCTATCCAAGGGCAAGTAATCGCCGCCTTCAGCCGCCAATATATGGTTGAACTGTCTGATGGAGAATTGCTACCCTGTCTAACACACGGCAAAAAAAGCGAAGTGGCATGTGGTGATATTGTAGAAATTCAGCGCATAAATGATGCGCAAGGGGTGATCAAACATATCCTGCCGCGCCAGACTTTACTGTACCGTTCTGATGCCTACCGCCAGAAACTCATTGCCGCCAACATTACACAAATTATTGTGGTCGTGGCAAGCGAACCTTCGTTCAGCGACGAACTTCTGGCGCGCTGCCTCATCGCCGCACACGACCAGCAACTTGCCACCCTCATTGTGCTGAATAAATGCGACTTGCTGGAAGCAGCAACGACTGCGCGTGCCCAACTAAAAGCCTACCGCGCCATCGGCTACCGTGTGCTGGAACTGTCTGCCAAAGAGAACGCGGCCCCTCTATGTCCCCTTTTACAAGGCCACACCAGTATACTGGTAGGGCAATCCGGCATGGGTAAATCCACCCTCATCAATAAATTACTACCGGATGCACAAGCAGCCACACGTGAAATTTCCACCGCACTGAATTCAGGAAAACACACCACCACCCACGCACGTCTCTATCACTTAAATACGGAAAGCCATTTGATAGACTGCCCTGGTGTGCAAGCATTCGGGCTACACCACCTGGATTTTGGTGCCATCGAAGCGGGCTTTGTGGAATTCGCAGCCTACCGTGGTCAGTGTCGCTTCCATAACTGTCGTCATACACATGAACCGGACTGCGCACTGAAAAAAACAGAACAAGAAGGAAAGATCGATACACGAAGACTAAAGCTGTTCCAGGAGATTAGCCAGAGCAAGTGCTGA
- a CDS encoding IS630 family transposase, whose protein sequence is MEKEDARKQSREVLHERRKQVIRMHRKGMAVMEIVVQTGLSWTAVNTALRLYKAEGSGALKPGVRGKKPGSGRRLTISQELAIQQTICDRRPEQLKMDFALWSRPAVRQHIELAHSIKLSIRAVGNYLARWGFTPQKPIKKAYEQRPEAVQAWLDEQYPAIEARAKTEGAEIHWGDETALVNTDVRGRSYAPVGKTPVTFAVGGTRHKLSMIATVTNQGKTRWMIIDEAFNSDKLIEFLEALIKDTDRKVFLILDNLRVHHSKPVKAWAAENAQKIELFYLPSYSPELNPEERLNADLKHVITSKVPVRTKAKLRAAATDHMTMLEQNPERVRRYFGDPKVAYAAS, encoded by the coding sequence ATGGAAAAAGAAGATGCCCGCAAGCAGTCGCGAGAAGTACTGCATGAACGACGCAAGCAAGTCATACGTATGCACCGCAAAGGCATGGCGGTGATGGAGATCGTGGTGCAAACGGGACTGAGCTGGACGGCAGTCAATACGGCGCTGCGGTTGTATAAGGCTGAAGGTTCGGGGGCACTCAAGCCCGGCGTTCGGGGTAAAAAACCTGGCAGTGGACGTCGCTTGACGATTAGCCAAGAGCTGGCGATTCAACAAACCATCTGCGACAGACGCCCCGAACAACTCAAGATGGATTTTGCGCTATGGAGCAGGCCCGCTGTGCGCCAGCACATTGAGCTGGCGCACAGTATCAAGCTGTCTATTCGGGCAGTAGGCAACTACTTGGCACGTTGGGGTTTTACACCACAAAAACCCATTAAAAAAGCATACGAGCAGCGGCCTGAAGCCGTCCAGGCTTGGCTTGATGAACAATATCCGGCCATTGAAGCCAGAGCAAAAACAGAAGGTGCGGAAATTCACTGGGGCGACGAGACGGCGCTAGTCAACACGGATGTCAGAGGCAGGAGCTATGCGCCGGTGGGCAAGACACCTGTGACGTTCGCAGTAGGCGGCACGCGCCACAAGCTATCGATGATTGCGACGGTAACCAATCAGGGTAAAACGCGCTGGATGATTATTGATGAGGCATTTAACTCCGACAAGCTCATTGAATTTCTGGAGGCGCTCATCAAGGATACAGACCGCAAGGTGTTTCTGATACTGGACAACTTGAGAGTTCATCACAGCAAACCTGTAAAGGCTTGGGCTGCCGAGAACGCACAGAAAATCGAGTTGTTCTACTTGCCCAGCTACAGCCCTGAACTCAACCCCGAAGAAAGACTGAATGCAGATCTCAAGCACGTCATCACTTCAAAGGTGCCAGTGCGCACCAAGGCAAAACTCAGAGCTGCTGCGACTGATCACATGACCATGCTTGAGCAAAACCCCGAACGCGTGCGCCGTTATTTCGGCGACCCAAAAGTCGCCTACGCGGCTTCATGA
- a CDS encoding CobD/CbiB family protein has protein sequence MSLFSLIAALLLEQLHPLASRKYLFVWLTRYVNFFQHHLNTGEHKHGKIAWLLAVLLPLCGTAALYWLSYLIHPVFAWAFSVLVLYLTMGFRQFSHYYTEIHQALRDNDLDKARNILSTWRGISCHELNYEEVARVTIEEGLLASHRRVFGIIVWFVITMLLGLGPVGAILYRMSQFIYTRWDNQSDAELSEFGVFARQAYHWIEWLPLRLTTTIFAIVGDFEDTVYCWRTQAQNWPDPEAGIVLASGAGAIGVRLGLPISQGGLPLDRPELGIGDEADVDFMQSTVGLVWRALVFWIVLLLLLGLATLVRI, from the coding sequence ATGAGCCTGTTTTCACTAATCGCCGCCCTGTTGCTGGAACAATTACATCCGCTTGCTTCGCGCAAATACTTGTTTGTTTGGCTGACACGCTATGTCAATTTTTTTCAGCATCACTTAAATACGGGTGAGCATAAGCATGGCAAGATTGCTTGGCTACTTGCGGTGCTACTACCCTTATGCGGGACAGCTGCGCTGTATTGGTTATCGTACCTTATCCATCCGGTGTTCGCTTGGGCATTCAGTGTGCTGGTACTGTATCTCACCATGGGCTTCCGTCAGTTCAGTCATTACTACACTGAAATTCATCAAGCGCTCCGTGACAACGATTTGGACAAAGCGCGCAACATCCTTTCCACATGGCGTGGAATATCATGTCATGAATTGAATTACGAGGAAGTTGCGCGTGTCACAATCGAAGAAGGGCTGCTGGCCTCGCACCGTCGTGTGTTCGGTATAATAGTGTGGTTTGTGATTACAATGCTGCTGGGGCTGGGGCCAGTTGGCGCAATCCTGTATCGTATGTCGCAATTCATTTATACGCGTTGGGATAATCAGAGTGATGCCGAACTCAGCGAATTCGGCGTGTTCGCACGACAAGCCTATCATTGGATAGAATGGCTACCGCTGCGCCTTACCACCACGATCTTTGCTATTGTTGGCGATTTTGAAGACACGGTGTATTGCTGGCGTACACAGGCGCAAAACTGGCCTGATCCTGAAGCTGGCATTGTGCTGGCAAGTGGTGCGGGAGCGATTGGTGTACGGCTTGGATTGCCCATTTCACAGGGCGGTTTGCCGCTGGATCGTCCCGAATTGGGAATTGGAGATGAGGCTGACGTGGACTTCATGCAAAGCACTGTAGGTCTGGTGTGGCGCGCGCTGGTATTCTGGATTGTGTTGTTGTTACTGCTAGGGTTGGCAACGTTAGTGAGGATCTGA